CGAGGTGCCGGCCCCCGACGGGCTCGACCGTGTCTGAGGCCGGCCCGCACGCGGCCCCGGCCCAACCCGCCGAGGGCACGCCGAAGATCACCGCGGTGGACGGCGCGCCCACCCACGACCGCCCGGTCACCGAGGTGGCCGTGGGCGTGCTGGTGCGCCGCGATGCGCAGGGCGTCGAGCGCGAGTTCCTGCTCACCACCCGGCCCGAGGGCAAGGTGTATGCCGGCTACTGGGAGTTTCCGGGCGGCAAGTTCGAGCCCGGCGAGACGCTCGAGCAGGCCTTGCGCCGCGAGCTGCACGAGGAGCTGGGCATCACCATCGGCGCTGTGCACCCCTGGCAGGTGGCGATGTTCGACTACCCGCATGCCCGCGTGCGGCTGAACTTCTGCAAGGTGTTCGACTGGGCCGGCGAGCTGCACATGCGCGAAGGCCAGCAGATGGCCTGGTGCACCCTGCCGGTGCAGGAGCTGCCGGTGCTGCCGGGCACGCTGCCGGTCTTGCGCTGGTTTGCCGCCGAGCGCGGCCACAGCGGCGCCACCCACCGCGAGGCCTGAGACGCTGAGGGGGGCGGGGCGCGCGGGGCAGGGGGCTGATCGCCGGCCTGGGTGCGCGGCCGGCAGGGCCGCCCCGGCCCGCTCGCTACACTGCCGGCATGGATTGGCTCGACAGCATCAAGTGGGACAGCGACGGCCTGGTGCCGGTGATCGCGCAGGAGGCGGGCAGCGGCGATGTGCTGATGTTCGCCTGGATGAACCGCGAGGCCCTGAGCCGCACCGCCGAGCTGGGCCAGGCGGTGTACTGGAGCCGCTCGCGCCGGCGCCTGTGGCACAAGGGCGAAGAAAGCGGGCACTTCCAGCAGGTGCACGAGCTGCGCCTGGACTGCGACGCCGACGTGGTGCTGATGAAGGTCACACAACTCGGGCACGATCCCGGCATCGCGTGCCACACCGGCCGGCACAGCTGCTTTTACAGCCGGCTCGAGGGCACGGCCGCAGCGCGGCAGTGGACGGCCGTGGAGCCGGTGCTCGAAGACCCCGAGCGCATCTACAAGAAGTAAAGCCTGTTTGAACCTGCCCGGCGCCATCGCCAGCCTTTCGCCATGAGCCCCAGCCCCGCCATCACCTCCCAGGATCTGCTCGCCCGTCTGGCCGAGGTGATCGAGTCGCGCAAGCCGGCCCATGGCGGCGACCCCGACAAGAGCTATGTGGCCAAGCTGTTTGCCAAGGGCACCGATGCCATTCTCAAGAAGGTGGGCGAAGAGGCCACCGAGACGGTGATGGCCGCCAAGGACGGCGACCGCGCCAAGATCGTCTACGAGGTGGCCGACCTGTGGTTCCACTCGATCATCGCGCTGGCCCAGTTCGATCTGG
This portion of the Aquabacterium sp. OR-4 genome encodes:
- a CDS encoding NUDIX domain-containing protein, encoding MSEAGPHAAPAQPAEGTPKITAVDGAPTHDRPVTEVAVGVLVRRDAQGVEREFLLTTRPEGKVYAGYWEFPGGKFEPGETLEQALRRELHEELGITIGAVHPWQVAMFDYPHARVRLNFCKVFDWAGELHMREGQQMAWCTLPVQELPVLPGTLPVLRWFAAERGHSGATHREA
- the hisI gene encoding phosphoribosyl-AMP cyclohydrolase — its product is MDWLDSIKWDSDGLVPVIAQEAGSGDVLMFAWMNREALSRTAELGQAVYWSRSRRRLWHKGEESGHFQQVHELRLDCDADVVLMKVTQLGHDPGIACHTGRHSCFYSRLEGTAAARQWTAVEPVLEDPERIYKK
- a CDS encoding phosphoribosyl-ATP diphosphatase, with amino-acid sequence MSPSPAITSQDLLARLAEVIESRKPAHGGDPDKSYVAKLFAKGTDAILKKVGEEATETVMAAKDGDRAKIVYEVADLWFHSIIALAQFDLAPADVLAELARREGLSGLEEFARRSAPPGA